The following are encoded in a window of Blattabacterium cuenoti genomic DNA:
- a CDS encoding zinc ribbon domain-containing protein, producing MENKIQEQEVLGRTVVDKLRVLYNLQLIDSRIDDIQKFRRNIPIELISFEEELDRMKKKLELLQEDIHSLKKNLDKRNKEIKSSEILIKKYEKQKDNVKNNKELYSLDQEIDYQKLEIQLSKKRIQEINLNIQKNKEILEKKEKIFQHKKEHLFHKKKELNQILLENEKEEKILLEKSNFFSKKVDDNLLKTYKKIRNGVKNGVAVAPVQRGAPLGSYLAITPQKYSELIQRKKLLIDEHSGRILIDAELAEEEKKKSFVFCSKKKKK from the coding sequence ATGGAAAATAAAATCCAAGAACAAGAAGTGTTAGGAAGAACCGTAGTAGATAAATTACGGGTATTATATAATCTTCAATTAATCGATTCTCGTATAGATGACATACAAAAATTCCGTAGAAATATCCCTATAGAACTTATAAGTTTTGAAGAAGAACTAGACAGAATGAAAAAAAAATTGGAGCTTCTTCAGGAAGACATTCATTCTCTAAAAAAGAATCTGGATAAAAGGAATAAAGAGATTAAATCTTCAGAGATTTTGATAAAAAAATACGAAAAACAAAAGGATAATGTAAAAAATAACAAAGAATTATATTCTCTTGATCAAGAAATTGATTATCAAAAATTAGAAATTCAATTATCTAAAAAAAGAATTCAAGAAATCAATCTGAACATTCAGAAAAATAAAGAAATATTAGAAAAAAAAGAAAAGATTTTTCAACATAAAAAAGAACATCTTTTTCATAAAAAAAAAGAATTAAATCAGATTCTTTTAGAGAATGAAAAAGAGGAAAAAATTCTACTAGAAAAATCTAATTTTTTTTCTAAAAAAGTAGATGATAATTTATTAAAAACTTACAAAAAAATAAGAAATGGAGTGAAAAATGGAGTAGCTGTAGCTCCAGTACAAAGAGGAGCTCCATTAGGTTCTTATCTTGCCATTACTCCTCAGAAGTATTCTGAACTGATACAACGTAAGAAACTTTTAATAGATGAACATAGTGGAAGAATATTAATAGATGCGGAATTAGCTGAAGAAGAGAAGAAAAAATCTTTTGTTTTTTGTTCAAAAAAAAAGAAAAAATAA
- the lipA gene encoding lipoyl synthase: MSLIQKKPNWIRVRIPIGKNYKKLQNLVYLHKLNTICQSGSCPNIGECWGKGVATFMILGNLCTRSCKFCGVKTGRPEKVDWEEPEKVARSIKILEIKHAVLTSVNRDDLKDMGSSIWVKTIQMTRYLNPDITIETLIPDFQGNKKIINKIIDTHPEVISHNLETVSRLTKEIRVQAKYDRSLKVLQYIKEKNKNIRTKTGIMLGLGEKEEEVLETLKDIKNSQVDILTIGQYLQPSLKHFPVRFFVDPDKFQELKEIGLKMGFKYVESGPLVRSSYHAEKHVK, from the coding sequence ATGAGCTTAATTCAAAAAAAACCTAATTGGATAAGAGTGAGAATTCCAATAGGAAAAAATTATAAGAAGTTACAAAACTTAGTTTATTTACACAAATTAAATACGATATGTCAAAGTGGAAGTTGTCCTAATATAGGAGAATGTTGGGGGAAAGGAGTAGCTACTTTCATGATATTGGGAAATCTTTGTACAAGATCTTGTAAATTTTGTGGAGTAAAAACAGGACGTCCTGAAAAGGTAGATTGGGAAGAACCAGAAAAAGTAGCTAGATCTATTAAAATATTAGAAATTAAACATGCTGTTCTTACTTCTGTAAATAGAGATGATTTAAAGGATATGGGTTCTTCTATATGGGTAAAAACTATACAAATGACCAGATATCTGAATCCAGATATAACTATAGAAACTTTAATTCCTGATTTTCAAGGAAATAAAAAAATAATAAATAAAATTATAGATACCCATCCGGAAGTGATTTCTCATAACTTAGAAACCGTTTCTAGATTAACAAAAGAAATTCGTGTTCAAGCTAAATACGATAGAAGTCTTAAAGTTTTACAATATATCAAAGAAAAAAATAAAAATATTCGTACAAAAACGGGAATCATGTTGGGTCTTGGAGAAAAAGAAGAAGAAGTTTTAGAAACTCTGAAAGACATTAAAAATTCTCAAGTAGATATCCTAACTATAGGACAATATTTGCAACCTTCTTTAAAACACTTTCCAGTTCGTTTTTTTGTTGATCCAGATAAATTTCAAGAATTGAAAGAAATTGGATTAAAAATGGGATTTAAATATGTAGAAAGCGGACCATTAGTTCGTTCTTCTTATCATGCGGAAAAACATGTAAAATAA
- a CDS encoding 2,3,4,5-tetrahydropyridine-2,6-dicarboxylate N-succinyltransferase — MKIDQLKLEIERAWKNKTVWSTDSNINKFVIHVMDLLEKGSIRVSELLNGKWRVHEWIKQAIIMYFSIKKMNLIELGPLEFYDKIPIKNKFKEKGIRVVPPAVARYGSYISHGVVLMPSYVNIGAYIGEKTMVDTWATVGSCAQVGSGVHISGGVGIGGVLEPIQASPVIIEDDVFIGSRCILVEGVCIEREAVLGANVVLTATTKIFDVTKEKPMERRGYIPKSSVVIPGAFPKKFPSGIYQVPCALIIGKRKDSTNKKTSLNEALRTHNIVL, encoded by the coding sequence ATGAAAATAGATCAGCTTAAATTAGAGATAGAAAGGGCTTGGAAAAATAAAACCGTATGGTCTACAGATAGTAATATAAATAAATTCGTGATTCATGTTATGGATCTTTTAGAAAAAGGATCTATAAGAGTTTCAGAGTTATTAAATGGAAAATGGAGGGTTCATGAATGGATAAAACAGGCTATAATCATGTATTTTTCCATTAAAAAGATGAATTTGATTGAATTAGGTCCATTAGAATTTTATGACAAAATTCCGATCAAGAATAAATTTAAAGAGAAAGGAATTCGGGTGGTCCCCCCTGCTGTAGCGCGTTATGGATCTTATATTTCTCATGGGGTAGTTCTTATGCCTTCTTACGTAAATATAGGAGCTTATATAGGAGAAAAAACGATGGTAGATACTTGGGCAACAGTAGGGAGTTGTGCTCAAGTCGGAAGTGGAGTGCATATCAGTGGTGGAGTTGGAATAGGAGGAGTTTTAGAACCTATACAAGCTTCTCCAGTGATTATTGAAGACGATGTTTTTATTGGATCTAGATGTATTTTAGTCGAAGGAGTTTGTATAGAGAGAGAAGCTGTGTTAGGAGCTAATGTAGTTTTAACCGCTACTACTAAAATATTTGATGTTACAAAAGAAAAACCTATGGAGAGGAGAGGTTACATTCCTAAATCTTCTGTAGTCATTCCTGGGGCTTTTCCAAAAAAATTTCCTTCAGGAATCTATCAGGTTCCATGTGCTCTTATTATAGGGAAAAGAAAAGATAGCACAAATAAAAAAACCTCTTTAAATGAAGCCTTGAGAACTCATAACATTGTTTTGTAA
- a CDS encoding thioredoxin family protein yields the protein MVRTYSSDEIKIKIKNFELLETVSGKNKFLQDFFSDKATVIMFICNHCPYVKHINTELVRLANDYLHKGVFFLAINSNDIEKYPEDSPENMKKISHQLGYPFPYFFDEKQEVAKYYGAQCTPEFFIFNGVGDLCYHGQLDDSRPENGIPVTGYDVRKVLEGLLKGIETSLTTKPSYGCNIKWKI from the coding sequence ATGGTACGTACTTATTCTTCTGATGAAATTAAAATAAAAATAAAAAATTTTGAATTATTAGAAACGGTTTCAGGAAAGAATAAATTTCTTCAAGATTTTTTTTCCGATAAGGCGACTGTAATTATGTTTATTTGCAATCATTGTCCATATGTGAAACATATTAATACAGAATTGGTCCGTTTAGCTAATGATTATCTCCATAAAGGAGTTTTCTTTTTAGCCATCAATTCTAATGATATAGAAAAATATCCAGAAGATTCTCCGGAAAATATGAAAAAAATCTCTCATCAATTAGGTTATCCTTTTCCTTATTTTTTTGATGAAAAACAAGAAGTAGCTAAGTATTATGGAGCTCAATGCACTCCAGAATTTTTTATATTTAACGGGGTAGGAGATTTATGTTATCATGGACAATTAGATGATTCTAGACCAGAAAATGGAATCCCCGTTACAGGATACGATGTAAGAAAAGTATTAGAAGGACTTTTAAAAGGAATAGAAACATCTCTAACTACAAAACCTAGTTATGGATGTAATATCAAATGGAAAATATAA
- a CDS encoding CCA tRNA nucleotidyltransferase, which translates to MKLFSAIHRNIFRIISLSAKRIQQDCYVVGGYVRDFLLGQRIYKDLDILTIGEGIRLAKEVSKHIHPTPRINIFKRFGTAMLEYKNQKIEFVGSRKESYYLYSRKPIIEIGTLQDDQNRRDFTINTLAISLNERNYGELIDPFGGLSDLERKTLRTPLNSDVTYSDDPLRMMRAIRLATQLQFFIEKSSFQSIQRNRKRINIVSMERIIEEFNKILLSKKPSIGLLLLYKSGLLSIILPELTLLQGIEEKNGYKHKDNFYHTLQVVDNISQEESNSIWLKWVALLHDIGKAYTKKFLPKIGWSFHAHELVGSKMVPKIFQRLKLPKGEPMRYVKKMIQNSYKPVALIGDNTGDSAIRRLLFDMGKDIEDLIKLCIADITTKNLEKKNRYINNLFLLLERIKKLEERDRIQNWKSPISGNDIMNAFHIAPCKKIGVIKNFIKESIFEGRISNEFHSAYFLMLKKGEELGLKKKS; encoded by the coding sequence ATGAAGTTATTTTCTGCTATTCATAGAAATATATTTCGTATTATTAGTCTTTCTGCTAAAAGAATACAACAAGATTGTTATGTAGTAGGAGGTTATGTTCGGGATTTTTTACTTGGTCAAAGAATCTATAAAGATTTGGATATTCTAACTATAGGAGAAGGGATTAGATTAGCCAAAGAAGTCTCTAAACACATTCACCCCACTCCTAGAATAAATATATTTAAACGTTTTGGGACCGCTATGTTAGAGTATAAAAATCAAAAAATAGAATTCGTAGGATCTAGAAAAGAATCATATTATTTATACAGTAGAAAACCGATCATAGAGATCGGGACCTTGCAAGATGATCAAAATAGGAGAGATTTTACAATTAATACTTTAGCCATTAGTTTGAACGAAAGAAATTACGGAGAATTAATCGATCCATTTGGAGGATTATCAGATTTAGAAAGAAAAACATTAAGAACTCCATTAAATTCAGATGTTACTTATTCTGATGATCCATTGCGAATGATGCGAGCTATTCGATTGGCTACTCAACTTCAATTTTTTATTGAAAAATCTTCATTTCAATCTATTCAAAGAAATAGAAAAAGAATAAATATTGTTTCTATGGAAAGAATTATAGAAGAATTCAATAAGATTCTTTTATCTAAAAAACCTTCTATCGGATTACTTTTATTGTATAAATCTGGATTATTATCAATTATATTACCGGAATTAACTTTATTGCAAGGAATAGAAGAAAAAAACGGATATAAGCATAAAGATAATTTTTATCATACTTTGCAAGTAGTAGATAATATTAGTCAAGAAGAAAGTAATTCTATTTGGTTAAAATGGGTAGCATTGCTTCATGATATAGGAAAGGCCTATACTAAAAAATTTTTACCAAAAATAGGTTGGTCTTTTCATGCACATGAATTAGTAGGATCTAAAATGGTTCCAAAAATATTTCAACGTTTGAAATTGCCAAAAGGAGAACCTATGAGATATGTAAAAAAAATGATACAAAATAGTTATAAACCTGTTGCGTTAATAGGAGATAACACTGGTGATTCCGCCATCCGTAGATTGTTATTTGACATGGGAAAAGATATTGAAGATTTAATCAAACTATGTATAGCGGATATTACTACGAAAAATTTAGAAAAAAAAAATCGATATATAAATAATTTATTTCTTCTCCTAGAAAGGATTAAAAAACTAGAAGAAAGAGATCGGATTCAAAACTGGAAATCTCCTATATCAGGAAACGATATCATGAATGCTTTTCATATCGCTCCCTGTAAAAAAATAGGAGTCATAAAAAATTTTATTAAGGAATCTATTTTTGAAGGAAGAATATCCAATGAATTTCATTCTGCTTATTTTCTTATGTTAAAAAAAGGAGAAGAATTAGGATTGAAAAAAAAATCATGA
- a CDS encoding Nif3-like dinuclear metal center hexameric protein, whose product MEVLVRDIAEKLEDIAPVEYAESYDNIGLMVGSYDQKVKKILITLDLTEEVFAESLKKKCNLIISFHPIIFNPIKSLTGDSYSERVLISALKNNVSIYVIHTNLDSIWKGTHSYISKLLQLTKEKVLFPKKGFIKKLTTYVPIDYSEKVRNSLFEAGAGNISNYSHCSYNFDGLGSFMGNEKTKPFFGKKGCFHMEKETCINVVFPSHKLNLIKDALFQNHPYEEVAYEIYNIENHNPYLGIGRIGYLLEEMNEYDFLSSLKKKMNLSCIRHSPLTGKKIRKVTMIAGSGRFGIEKAIKEKSDVFISSDFKYHDFFKSEKKILIVDIGHYELEKNTKNLLKSFLDKNFIHLPIYESEIHTNPVQYFY is encoded by the coding sequence ATGGAAGTCTTAGTAAGAGATATTGCTGAAAAATTGGAAGATATAGCTCCTGTAGAATATGCAGAATCTTATGACAATATAGGATTAATGGTTGGTTCATATGATCAAAAAGTAAAAAAAATATTGATTACCTTGGATCTCACGGAAGAAGTTTTTGCAGAGTCTTTAAAGAAAAAATGTAATCTTATAATCTCCTTTCATCCTATTATTTTTAACCCCATTAAAAGCTTAACTGGAGATTCTTATTCAGAAAGAGTTTTGATTTCTGCATTAAAGAATAATGTGTCTATTTATGTGATTCACACTAATTTAGATTCGATATGGAAGGGGACTCATTCTTATATCTCTAAACTTTTACAATTAACTAAAGAAAAAGTCCTGTTCCCAAAGAAAGGATTTATAAAAAAATTAACCACTTATGTCCCAATTGATTATTCGGAAAAAGTAAGAAATTCTTTATTTGAGGCTGGGGCTGGAAACATTTCAAATTATAGTCATTGTAGTTATAATTTTGATGGATTAGGGAGTTTTATGGGAAATGAAAAAACCAAACCTTTTTTCGGAAAAAAAGGATGTTTTCATATGGAAAAAGAAACTTGTATTAATGTCGTTTTTCCATCTCATAAATTGAATCTAATTAAAGATGCACTTTTTCAAAATCATCCTTATGAAGAAGTCGCTTACGAGATTTATAATATTGAAAATCACAATCCCTATCTAGGAATAGGAAGAATAGGATATTTATTAGAAGAGATGAATGAATATGATTTTCTTTCTTCTTTAAAAAAGAAGATGAATTTATCCTGTATTAGACATTCTCCACTAACAGGAAAAAAAATTCGAAAAGTTACGATGATAGCAGGTTCAGGTCGCTTTGGAATTGAAAAGGCTATAAAGGAAAAATCCGATGTTTTCATCTCCTCAGATTTCAAATATCATGATTTTTTCAAATCAGAAAAAAAAATTTTGATTGTAGATATAGGGCATTATGAATTGGAAAAAAACACGAAAAATTTATTAAAATCTTTTTTAGATAAAAATTTTATTCATCTACCTATTTATGAATCAGAAATTCATACAAATCCAGTTCAATATTTTTATTGA
- a CDS encoding UvrD-helicase domain-containing protein produces MLAPSTLKIYNASAGSGKTFFLVKNYLYLLLKSPHPEEFKRILAITFTNKASEEIKKRILQCIKEFSNQTIRKEYHFLFDHLTKNLKLTKDQLFERSKNILYAILDDFSSFSISTIDKFTYRTIRSILYKKKINLEMDTKKFLWELVDKLLTDSGKWSPLLVQFSLEKLKEGKNWDISKEIFKLALLIVEENSFFPMKKMKMHSLDNWITLKNTLLNRTQEFEKMCQKQGEKFFEFLKKNSIQKKSFFYLDLPKLFQKFRMGDIFLNPFVNNKRLEKNIQLGAFYKKNIDVNQKNLIEKNKKEILFLYKKTNSLYKKNISSYLLDKFFLKNLSLLSIIHEIEKKYQSLKEEKEILLNAELNQILYERIFQDPFPHIYEKKGIQYKHYLIDEFQDISILQWENLRILVENALSENGSAMIVGDPKQSIYGWRGGDAKTFLHLIHYSSKYYRKKVVSIETNYRSFEEIVKFNNFLYLSASKFFHDPIYQDIYKKSQQKIFRKPGGYVELNFFRREKKNYQQYVYNQIKEKIQKLFIQKYKLSDIAILVRSNEEGNFLSEKLMEDGFLVNTSVSLLIKNHLEIEIIIQFFYVIFKPYCSQKKATLILLLLKNKLIFTKKKDHDFLIETVFLPLDLFLKKLNFNDLLDNPSLYNRAENIISGLSLLNQYNTASIYSFLDFIHRSMRIVGNSIGDFLEYWESKKEKESITFSEKIDAIRIMTIHKSKGLQFPVVILPFADWNAVSKRKEGTWIDISPHLYHGLETLYLDIEPSLKKYIEDSSLIKIYEDYLSKTRFDNLNLLYVATTRPMEHLIIFSRHGNDKSVSFYLKNFLHEKKLWNENIFQYSFGKNS; encoded by the coding sequence ATGCTGGCTCCATCCACATTAAAAATATACAACGCTTCAGCAGGTTCTGGAAAGACTTTTTTTTTAGTAAAAAATTACCTTTATCTTCTATTAAAAAGCCCTCATCCTGAAGAGTTTAAACGTATTTTGGCTATAACTTTTACCAATAAAGCTTCTGAAGAAATAAAAAAAAGAATATTACAATGTATAAAAGAATTTTCTAATCAAACAATTAGAAAGGAATATCATTTTTTATTCGATCATCTTACAAAAAATTTGAAATTAACAAAAGATCAACTCTTCGAACGTTCTAAAAATATTTTATATGCAATTTTGGATGATTTTTCTTCTTTTTCCATAAGCACTATAGACAAATTCACTTACCGGACCATTCGATCCATTCTTTACAAGAAAAAGATAAATTTAGAAATGGATACAAAAAAATTTTTGTGGGAGCTTGTAGATAAACTATTAACCGATTCAGGAAAGTGGTCGCCTCTTTTGGTACAATTTTCTTTGGAAAAATTAAAAGAAGGAAAAAATTGGGACATCAGCAAAGAAATATTTAAACTGGCCCTTCTTATAGTAGAAGAGAATAGTTTTTTTCCTATGAAAAAAATGAAAATGCATTCTTTAGATAATTGGATCACATTAAAAAATACTTTGTTAAATAGAACTCAAGAATTTGAAAAAATGTGTCAAAAACAAGGAGAGAAATTTTTTGAATTTTTAAAAAAAAATTCTATTCAAAAAAAGTCCTTCTTTTATTTAGACTTACCAAAACTTTTTCAAAAATTCCGTATGGGAGATATTTTTCTAAATCCATTTGTTAATAACAAACGTCTTGAAAAAAATATTCAACTAGGGGCATTCTATAAAAAAAACATAGATGTCAATCAAAAAAATCTAATAGAAAAAAATAAAAAAGAAATACTTTTTTTATATAAAAAAACTAATTCTTTATATAAAAAAAACATTTCCTCCTATCTCTTAGATAAATTTTTTTTAAAAAACTTGAGTCTTTTATCCATCATACATGAAATAGAAAAAAAATATCAATCCTTAAAAGAAGAAAAAGAAATTCTTTTGAATGCTGAATTAAATCAAATTCTTTATGAAAGAATTTTTCAAGATCCTTTTCCACACATTTATGAAAAAAAGGGAATACAATATAAACATTATTTGATAGATGAATTTCAAGATATTTCCATTTTACAATGGGAAAATCTTCGAATCCTAGTTGAAAATGCTTTATCGGAAAATGGCTCAGCTATGATAGTAGGAGACCCTAAACAATCTATATATGGTTGGAGAGGTGGAGATGCCAAGACTTTTCTTCATCTTATTCATTATTCCTCTAAATATTACCGTAAAAAAGTAGTCTCCATAGAGACCAACTATCGTAGTTTTGAAGAAATTGTAAAATTTAATAATTTCCTTTATCTATCAGCATCTAAATTTTTTCATGACCCCATCTACCAAGATATATATAAAAAATCTCAACAAAAAATATTTAGAAAACCTGGAGGATATGTAGAATTGAATTTCTTTCGCAGAGAAAAAAAAAATTATCAACAATATGTTTATAATCAAATAAAAGAAAAAATTCAAAAATTATTTATACAGAAGTATAAATTATCAGATATAGCCATTTTGGTTAGAAGTAACGAAGAAGGGAATTTTTTGTCTGAAAAACTTATGGAAGATGGATTTCTTGTAAATACTTCTGTTTCTCTTCTCATAAAAAATCATTTAGAAATAGAAATTATTATCCAGTTTTTTTATGTGATTTTCAAACCTTATTGTTCCCAAAAGAAAGCTACTTTAATTTTATTGCTATTGAAAAATAAATTAATTTTCACTAAAAAAAAAGATCATGATTTCCTAATAGAAACTGTTTTTTTACCATTAGATCTTTTTCTAAAAAAATTAAATTTCAATGATTTATTAGATAATCCATCTCTATACAATAGAGCAGAAAATATAATTTCTGGATTGAGTTTATTAAATCAATACAATACTGCTTCTATCTATTCTTTTTTAGATTTTATTCATAGATCTATGAGAATTGTAGGAAATTCTATTGGAGATTTTTTAGAATATTGGGAATCCAAAAAAGAAAAAGAAAGTATCACTTTTTCTGAAAAAATAGACGCTATTCGCATTATGACTATTCACAAGTCTAAAGGTTTGCAATTTCCTGTGGTGATTCTCCCTTTTGCAGATTGGAATGCAGTTTCAAAAAGAAAGGAAGGAACCTGGATAGATATCAGTCCTCATTTATATCATGGATTGGAGACTTTATACTTAGATATAGAACCGAGTTTAAAAAAATATATAGAGGATTCTTCTCTCATAAAAATTTATGAGGATTATCTCTCCAAAACAAGATTTGATAATCTTAATTTATTATATGTAGCTACTACCCGTCCGATGGAACATCTTATCATTTTTTCTAGACATGGAAATGATAAGTCGGTTTCATTTTACCTTAAAAATTTTCTTCATGAAAAGAAATTATGGAATGAAAACATATTTCAGTATTCTTTTGGAAAGAATTCTTAA
- a CDS encoding L-threonylcarbamoyladenylate synthase — MSFYEEIEKSVKILKKGRSLLYPTDTVWGLGCDAFNIKAIEKIYKIKNRSFSKSMIFLVESMDRLCELVEDIPFFVKKILQENHRKKPITIVYDNPRKIVSKLNPKAKDNTLAIRLTMDPFCSRLIQNLDRPIISTSANLSGFPTPKSFCEISPSILNKIDYAVNFRRKEISSFSSSSILKIVSNKVKILRM; from the coding sequence ATGTCTTTTTACGAAGAAATAGAAAAAAGTGTAAAAATATTAAAAAAAGGAAGAAGTTTATTATATCCTACAGATACTGTATGGGGTTTAGGTTGTGATGCATTTAATATAAAAGCTATAGAAAAAATATATAAAATAAAGAATAGAAGTTTTTCGAAATCTATGATTTTTTTAGTAGAAAGCATGGATCGTTTATGCGAATTAGTAGAAGATATCCCGTTTTTCGTAAAAAAAATACTTCAGGAAAATCATAGAAAAAAACCTATCACTATAGTATACGACAATCCTAGAAAAATAGTTTCTAAATTAAATCCAAAAGCTAAAGATAATACTTTAGCTATACGTTTAACGATGGATCCTTTTTGTTCTCGTTTAATTCAAAATCTAGATAGACCCATCATATCTACTTCTGCTAATTTATCAGGATTTCCTACTCCTAAATCATTTTGTGAAATCAGTCCTTCTATTTTAAATAAAATCGATTATGCGGTCAACTTCCGTAGAAAAGAGATATCTAGTTTTAGTAGTTCTTCTATACTAAAAATTGTTTCAAATAAAGTGAAAATATTACGTATGTAA
- the def gene encoding peptide deformylase, giving the protein MILPIVVYGNPILRKKCIDIDIYSCRKKIQELVKNMFDTIHKVKGIGLAAPQIGKNIRIFIVETSCLLENGKDIENYKEVFINARILKIHGKEYEFNEGCLSIPGIMGYVKRKSHVSIEYYDHNWKKKKETLKGICARVVQHEYDHMEGKLFIDYFSSSKKKLIEKKLKTLLGRNKNPKK; this is encoded by the coding sequence ATGATATTACCTATAGTCGTTTATGGAAATCCTATTCTAAGAAAAAAATGCATAGATATAGATATTTACTCTTGTAGAAAAAAAATACAGGAATTAGTCAAAAATATGTTCGACACGATACACAAAGTGAAAGGAATTGGATTGGCGGCTCCTCAAATAGGAAAGAATATACGAATTTTTATAGTAGAAACTTCCTGTTTATTAGAAAATGGAAAGGATATAGAGAATTATAAAGAAGTTTTTATTAACGCTAGAATATTAAAAATCCATGGAAAAGAATATGAATTTAATGAAGGCTGTCTTAGTATTCCTGGGATCATGGGATATGTCAAAAGAAAGTCTCACGTATCAATAGAATACTATGACCATAATTGGAAAAAAAAGAAAGAAACTCTAAAAGGAATATGTGCTCGAGTGGTTCAACATGAGTATGATCATATGGAAGGAAAACTTTTTATAGATTATTTCTCTTCTAGTAAGAAAAAACTCATAGAAAAAAAACTAAAGACTCTTTTGGGTAGAAATAAAAACCCTAAGAAGTGA
- a CDS encoding DHH family phosphoesterase yields MLFSFINENEKKKIVLVPHTNPDGDALGSSLALLFYLRKLKHDVDLISPTEYSEFFKWLPGSEEILIFSEKTQFLVKKKIVDSDYIFFIDFNNLSRIKIFRKFFTDSQAKKILIDHHPSPSPFYFDFMFSDPTVSATSILVFRLISNMKNLDKIDKNIATCLYVGLMTDTGFFRFPSVTSETHFIAGQLIEKGIDIEKIYNHLQERYSENKLKLLSKALEKLKVIKKYRTAYTSIKASDINYYPYNHGDTEGIISYGLYIKNIVFSVFFFEEKEKSPIRISFRSRGNFDVNIFARKHFGGGGHKNAAGGLLEKSLSDSIDYFLSIIPNYHKHLIFSI; encoded by the coding sequence ATGTTATTTTCTTTCATTAACGAAAATGAGAAAAAAAAAATAGTATTAGTCCCACATACTAATCCAGATGGAGATGCTTTAGGTTCCTCTTTAGCACTTTTATTTTATTTGAGAAAACTTAAACATGATGTAGATTTAATATCTCCTACAGAATATTCTGAATTTTTTAAATGGCTTCCTGGAAGTGAGGAAATTCTTATTTTCTCTGAAAAGACTCAATTTTTGGTAAAAAAAAAGATTGTCGATTCAGATTACATTTTTTTTATAGATTTTAATAATTTATCAAGGATAAAGATCTTTCGGAAATTTTTTACAGATTCTCAAGCAAAAAAAATATTAATAGATCATCATCCATCCCCTTCTCCTTTTTATTTTGATTTTATGTTTTCAGATCCTACGGTTTCAGCTACTAGTATTTTAGTATTTAGATTGATATCTAATATGAAAAATTTGGATAAAATTGATAAAAATATAGCTACATGTTTATATGTTGGATTGATGACGGACACTGGTTTTTTTCGTTTTCCTTCTGTAACATCAGAAACTCATTTTATTGCAGGTCAATTAATAGAAAAGGGAATTGATATTGAAAAAATATATAATCATTTACAGGAAAGATATAGCGAAAATAAATTAAAACTTTTGTCTAAAGCTTTGGAAAAATTAAAAGTGATAAAAAAATATCGGACAGCTTATACAAGTATTAAGGCTTCTGATATAAATTATTATCCATATAATCATGGAGATACAGAGGGTATCATTAGCTATGGCTTATACATAAAAAACATAGTTTTTTCCGTTTTCTTTTTTGAGGAAAAAGAAAAATCTCCTATTAGAATTTCTTTTCGTTCCAGAGGAAATTTCGATGTTAATATTTTTGCTAGAAAACATTTTGGAGGAGGTGGACATAAAAATGCGGCAGGAGGACTTTTAGAAAAAAGTCTTTCAGACTCTATCGATTATTTTTTAAGTATTATTCCTAATTATCATAAACATCTTATATTTTCCATTTGA
- the rplT gene encoding 50S ribosomal protein L20, with the protein MPRSTNAVSSRRKRKKILKYAKGFYGARSKVYTVAKNAVEKSFSYAFSGRKKKKRDLKSLWIQRINAGARLYGMSYSVFMKKLSDKNIKLNRKFLSDFSMNDPDTFKKIVENITS; encoded by the coding sequence ATGCCAAGATCTACAAATGCGGTTTCTTCTAGACGAAAACGTAAAAAAATACTTAAATATGCAAAAGGATTTTATGGAGCAAGAAGTAAGGTTTATACCGTGGCTAAAAACGCTGTAGAGAAATCTTTTAGTTATGCTTTTTCAGGAAGAAAAAAAAAGAAAAGAGATTTAAAATCTCTTTGGATTCAACGTATAAACGCTGGAGCTCGTTTATATGGAATGTCTTATTCTGTATTTATGAAAAAACTATCTGATAAAAACATTAAACTTAACAGAAAATTTCTTTCCGATTTTTCTATGAATGATCCGGATACTTTTAAAAAAATAGTAGAAAATATCACTTCTTAG